The genomic stretch TCTTGTTCAAGCTGAAGCGAATCTAAAACATCGCCATTTCGAACGCTTACATATTTTTTTAAGAAACCAACTTTGTTCTTTTTTTGTCCTTGAAATTTTACATCAGCAACCACATCATTTTGTGCAATTCCTTGAAAACATAAACTTAAAAAAAGAATCGTGAAGAATGTTTTCATGTATTTATTGATGTAATTTATAGTTTTCTCGAACTACGTTTTCCGCAGGTTTGTTTTGTGGTGTGAATTGATGATTTTCCAATCCACCCGATTTTTCATAGTGATGAAACCATTTCCAGATGAATCCGCCAGCAAACCAATCTTCTTTCCAAAACTCATTATACATTGCTTGCAAGGCGATTTCTTGTGCTTTTAAATTTAGCACTTTTCCTTTTCTGCTGGAATCCCAAGGTTCTTTTGCGGTATATTCCATACTTCGATAGCCATATTCTGTAAACAGCACTTTTCTGTCTAGCTTTTTTGATAAAGCGATCATTTTATTTTTGTGCAATTGCCAACCTATTTGTAATGTTTCTAATGTTGGTGTTTTTTCTTCGCTTAACGGAAAGTACGCATCAACTCCGATAAAATCTAATTCGCTCCAAAACGGAACTTTGTCAAACGAATCCCAGTTTTCGGCATACGTTAATTTTCCTTTATATACTTTTTTCACCTTCGTGATGAGTTCCTTCCAGAATGCTGGTCGTGCAGCTACAAACTTGTGCAATTCAGTTCCGATACAATACATTTCTGCATTGATTTCGGCAGCCAAATGTGCATATTCTAAGATGAAACTTTCATACGAAGTTTCAAACTGTTTCCAAGTTTCTTCGGATTCCATAGCAATGAAACCCGTAAATTCACCATTCCAAACCCAAATTTGCGGTTTTATCATGATTTTAATGTTGTTCTTCTGCAACAACTCCGCATATTGCTTCGCTCCTTTTCTCGTTTCGCCAAACCATTGTCTGTCCGTATTATGAATAACTTCTGGAGCCGTTAATTGCTTCATAAATCCGAAAGGCATAATCGCGGCGTAATTTGCGTTGACTTTTACAACAGGATTCACATGTGTTTGATCAATCTCGTTTGGAGCCGCTACAAAACTGACGCCATTTATTTTTTTAGTCTGACTTGTGCATGAAAATTGCAACAAGCCAAAAAATATACATAAAAGTCTAAATTTCATCCGTGCTTTTTTTTAGACTTCTAATGTACTATTTTAATTAAAAAATTGCTCTTAATCCTATGCTAAAAGTTTGTCCTAAACCTTGAAAACTGTTTCCTCTGACAAATTTATCAAAAGATGCTTCTAGGTTTAAAACATCGTTTAGTTGGTATTTACTTCCAATTCCCACGGAAGTGGAATTTTGAGAAAAATTATTCCCTAAATCAATCAAAAATGCTTGTTTCGTATTTAGATAAACCATTGATTTCTGCGTTGGAAAGTAACTTAAAAATACACCAAGTGGCAAAAACAAACTGTTGTTTGCAAAACGTTCGCCTACATTAGAATCCACATCTGCTTCTTCTCTTTTTTCTCCAAAGTTGAATCCGAAATCAGCTTGTGTAAATACTTGCCATTTATCTTGTCCGAATGTTTTATCGTAGAAGAATTTAGTCTCCCAAAACACACTTCTTTTGTCTAAATAAGGAGCATTTGCTTTGTCTTTAAAAATCGGTAAATAGATAGAACTCGTAAATGAAAAGTTTGAAATATTTTTGAAAGGTTGCACTCTAATTGAAGGCGCAATCGTTGTTAATCCGCTTCTTGCCGAGTTATTATCTTCAAATTTAAAAACGTCTAAAGCGCCTGCGCCACCAAAAGTATTGGAGCGAACTTGAAAGATAAATCCAATGTTGATTCTTCTATTTTTACTAATTCCTGTGTAAATCTCAGTTGTGTTTGTAAAAAATGTTTCTCGTGGAATATCAACAGAAGTACTTCCTGCATTTGTACGTTCAGTTTGTGTGTAAATACTATTGAAAAATTTAATATCCCATTGTCCTTTTTTCAATAATTTGGAAGGTGTATATTCTTGAATATTACTCTTTTCATCTGTGGTTTCATCGTCTGAATCTTGTGCAAAAGAGACGCTAGTAAATAGTAATGTAAGTGCAATTGCAAATAGGTTTTTGGTTTTCATGTTGGTTTGTTTGTTTGTGTATTTGTTTTTTGTTCGAAGTATTCTCAAAACGTCTTTGCGAGAGTTTTGAAAAAACTTGCGGCAATCTGTTTCTCGATAAACAGATTATTTCGTCGTCTTTTCCACATAATAACGGTTTATTTCATAATCATGTTTAAGTCCAGAAAAAGTAAAGGAACTTACAATTTTGCAAGGATATTTTTCATCTCAAGCGTAAAACAAATTATAGCTTTTTGAAAATCCTTACAAAACACTTTTAATTTATACTTATTCTAAATCCGCTGTCTCAATATAAGTTCTTAACTTTAATCACGACAGAACCTCTGACACAAACCAATTCTTGCACAAGCGGGAAATCTTAAAAATCAATCGCATTCTTATGGAACATATTGTAATTATAGGTAATGGAATTTCTGGCGTTACGGCAGCCAGACATATTCGAAAACTTTCCGATAAAAGAATTACTATCGTATCTGCTGAAACGGATTATTTTTTCTCGCGCACAGCGTTAATGTACGTGTACATGGGACATATGAAGTTTGAACATACGCAACCTTATGAAAATTGGTTTTGGGAAAAGAATCGCATCGAACTGAAAAAAGGCTTTGTAAAACAAGTAAAAGATGCTTCTAAAGAACTCGTTTTTGCAAGTGGAGAAACCATGAAATATGACAAACTTATTATCGCGACAGGATCTAAACCGAACAAATTTGGTTGGGCTGGACAAGATTTGGATGGCGTTATGGGAATGTATCACAAACAAGATTTAGAGAATTTAGAGAAATATGCGCCAAATAAAGAAGTTTGTAAACGTGCTGTAATTGTTGGCGGCGGATTGATTGGAATTGAACTCGCAGAAATGCTTCAAAGTAGAGATATTCCAGTCACTTTTTTAGTTCGAGAAGATAGTTTTTGGAGTGGCGTTTTGCCTGCGGAAGAATCGGAAATGATTAACCGACATATTAAGGAACATCATATTGATTTACGCTTAGGCGTTAATTTACAAGAAATAAAATCTGACGAAAGTGGAAAAGTGAAATCCATTATTATCAAAGAAACTGGCGAAGAAATTCCGTGTACAGTTGTCGGATTAACGGCTGGAGTTACTCCAAATATAGATTTCCTAAAAGATTCAAATATTGAACTCGGTCGTGGCGTAAAAGTGAATCGTCGCCTGGAAACGAACGTGAAAGATATTTACGCAATTGGCGATTGTGCCGAACAACATGAAGCAATTGACCAACGCAGACCAATTGAAGCGGTTTGGTATACAGGTAGAATGATGGGCGAAACCTTAGCGCAAACATTGTGTGGAAACCCTAGAGATTATAATCCTGGACATTGGTTCAATTCTGCGAAGTTTCTAGATATTGAATATCAAACGTACGGTTGGGTTTGGGCGCAACCAAAGGAAAATGAAGCGCGTTTTTATTGGGAACATAAAGGCGGAAAAAAATGTATTCATATCAATTATGATAAAAATACCAACGAATTTATAGGAATTAATACGTTCGGAATTCGCATGCGTCACATCAGTTTTGACAAGTGGTTGAATGAAAAACGTTCCGTTGAATACGTTTTGGAACATTTAGCAAATGCTAATTTTGATCCTGAATTTTACAAATTGCACGAAAAAGAAATTGTGGCAAAATTCAATCAAGAAAATAACACCAACATTCAACTCAAAAAGAAAAGCTGGAAACGTATTTTTAGTCACTAATCACCTCATTTTAAAAACCATACTATGAAATTCATTCGAATTGCAGGACTCTATATATTCATCGGATCGGTGTTGTTGTTTATCGCAACCTTATTCATGGGAAATTACACGTTATCACAAACTTCTATTGAAAAAACGTTTGACGGAAAAGATGCTAAAGTAACCGAAACGTTTATCGCTGTTGCGAAAGAAAACGGCGTGTTGGACAAAACATATAACGATCAATTTTCGTTTATAAATGATGTAAAAGGATTATTTGACAAACACAACGAAAAAATTACGCAAGCTGTTGCTGAAGAAAAAGGAATTACGTCTACTCAAACAAAGAAAATTATTAATGATGCCACTCAAGGTGGAAGTGTCTCGTATACAAAAGATGTTTTAGAGAAAAATTTAGCAGAAGCAGAAGTTACATCTCTTGACAAAGCTACAAATTGGATGTACAGTCCGAAGAAAACGTACGATTCTGCGGAAGCATTTCAAAAGGATTTAAAAACTAAGATTTCAGAAATTAATAAAAATAAAGCTAAAGATTTTTTATTGTACGATAATAAATATGCACGATTCAACATTACAGAACGTGCCGCAACAGGAATCATTGCAGACAACAAAGCACTCTTTTTATTCCTAACTTTTGGTTTGGGAATTATTGGTTCGTTAATGTTTATCATTTCAAGATTATTCTTAAAGCCAATTCCTGGAATTAAAAACAACGGAATTTACTTAAACAATGCTACAAATCGTGGTTGGGTTGGAATTGTAGTTTTCGGATTCTTAGTATCGTTTTACGTATTATTATATTTTCATCCATACATTATTTCAAATTGGACAAATATTCTCGATCCCGTAAAAAGTATTTTCATTGAAAACGGCTCGGCTTCGCAATGGTTTTTATATGGAATTTTATACACGGTTTCTATGACTGTGATGGGAATTCGGATGTTTATCAAATATCGACACAATCAATATCAAGTTGTGCGAACGGCGAGTGTATTATTTTTCCAAATTATATTTGCGTTTCTTTTAGTAGAGATTTTACCATTATTCGATTTACCAGGTGTCGATTTAAAAAACGCTTGGCCATTAGATTATAATTTCTTGACAGATTGGAATGTGAAAAACTACTTAGATTCAGGTCATTTAGGAAAGTTCATGTTCTTTTGGGGCTTTATTCTTTCTATCGTTGTCGTACCATTGTTAGTTTATATTTACGGAAAACGTTGGTATTGCTCGTGGGTTTGTGGTTGTGGTGGATTAGCGGAAACGCTTGGAGATCCGTATCGTCAATTATCTGACAAGCGTTTGATTGCTTGGAAAATAGAACGTTGGTTGTTGTATCCAATTTTAATTTTTGCCATTGTCATGACTGTTGTTGTCGGTTACAATACTTATAATATTGTTGTAACTCCAGAACTTGCAAACGATCATACTTTTTTAGGAATCAACGCGTATGCAATTAATGAATGGTATGGTTTCTTTATCGGATCTATCTTTGCTGGCGTAATCGGAACCGGATTTTACCCACTTCTAGGAAATAGAACTTGGTGTCGTTTTGGTTGTCCGTTAGCCGCTTACATGGGACTTATTCAACGTTTTAAATCTAAGTTTAGAATTACCACAAATGGCGGACAATGTATTTCATGTGGAAATTGTTCTACGTATTGCGAACAAGGAATTGACGTTCGCGCATATGCACAGAAAGGACAAAATATTGTGCGTGCTTCTTGTGTTGGTTGCGGCGTTTGTAGCGCAGTTTGCCCAAGAGGAGTTTTAAAATTAGAAAACGGAAATGATGATGGCGCAACGCGTCACGAAGTTCCTGAAGTAATTTTAGGAAACGATATGGATTTGTTTGAAATGCTTGAAGAGAGTAAGAAGTAAGCTGGTTGCTGGTTGCTGGTTATTTATTGTTGAAAAAAACTCATTTCTAATTAATTTTAAATGCTAAATTTTGAATGTTGAATTAAAAAGCTCAAATTGTCAATTCAAAATTCAACATAAAAGCCAAAGGCTAAAAAAGCAAACAGCCAAAAGCAAACAGCCAAAAGCAAACAGCCAAGAGCAAACAGCCAAGAGCCAAGAAGCCAAGAGTCAAACAAAAATATATGATCATTAAAGTCATCATTCCTGCATATAATGAAGCGGATTCTATTGCAAATGTTATTCAGGAAATCCCCAAAAATGTTAGTGAAATTATTGTGGTAAGCAATAATTCAACCGACAACACAGAAATTAACGCAAAAGCGGCTGGCGCAACCGTTTTGAAAGAATCACAAAGAGGTTATGGATATGCTTGTTTAAAAGGAATGGAATACATTTTTAATCAAAATGAAAAGCCCGATATTTTAGTGTTTTTGGATGGCGATTATTCAGATTATCCAGAAGAATTGACAAAAATAGTCGCGCCAATTATTGAAGATAATATTGATTTTGTCATTGGTGCACGCGTGAAATCGTTGCGAGAAAATGGTTCTATGACGCCGCAACAAGTATTTGGAAATTGGCTCGCAACGTTTTTAATGAAGTTGTTTTTTGGTGCAAAATTTACCGATTTAGGACCTTTTAGAGCCATTAAATATGACAAGCTTCTGAACTTAAACATGGAAGATAAAACCTATGGTTGGACCGTGGAAATGCAGCTCAAAGCATTGAAACAGAAACTCTCGTATGTAGAAGTTCCTGTGAAATATAAAAAGAGAATTGGCGTCTCAAAAGTTTCTGGAACCGTAAAAGGTTCTATATTTGCTGGCGTGAAAATTTTAGGTTGGATTTTTAAATATAGTTTTAAGTAGATGGAGTTTGATGCAGAATTTTTTAAGCTAGCGTTGTCGTTTTTCATAATGGCAATATATTCTATTGCGCTTATACTTATCTTACTATATAGCTTGGCGCAATTGAACTTGCTAGTCAATTATTTGAGAGCAAAAAAGAATGTAGATACTTCTCCGCGTTTTGATTTAAACAAGTCAAACGAAGTTCCGTATGTAACAATTCAGCTTCCTGTGTACAACGAATTGTACGTCATGGAACGCTTGTTGGACAATATTGCTGAGATCGATTATCCAACAGAAAAACTAGAAATTCAAGTCTTAGATGATTCTACGGACGAATCTGTGATTTCTACTGCAGCACAAATTAAAAGATTACAAGCAAAAGGACTTGATATTACACATATTTGCCGAAAAGATAGAACGGGTTTTAAAGCTGGCGCGCTAAAAGATGGTTTGGTAGCAGCAAAAGGAGATTTTATCGCCATTTTTGATGCAGATTTTCTTCCGAAAGAAGATTGGTTGAAACAAACAATTCCATATTTTAAAGATAAAAAAATCGGCGTTGTACAAACACGTTGGGGACATATTAACCGCGATTATTCGTTGTTAACAAAGATTCAGGCATTCGCGCTTGACGCACATTTTACGTTGGAACAAGTTGGACGAAATTCCCAAGGACATTTTATCAACTTTAACGGAACCGCAGGAATTTGGCGCAAAACCTGCATTATTGACGCTGGAAATTGGGAAGGCGATACACTCACAGAAGATTTAGATTTGAGTTACCGCGCGCAGTTGAAAAACTGGAAATTCAAGTATTTAGAAGATGTAGAAACGCCTGCCGAATTGCCCGTAGTTATTAGCGCGGCACGTACGCAACAATTCCGCTGGAATAAAGGTGGCGCGGAGAATTTTAGAAAAATGTTTAAGCGTGTTATTTTCTCTAAAAACATATCATTAAAAACAAAAATTCACGGAGTTTTACACTTACTCAACAGTACTATGTTTTTAAATGTTTTGATTGTTGGCGTGTTAAGTATTCCGATGTTGTACATAAAAAACACATACGGA from Kordia antarctica encodes the following:
- a CDS encoding cellulose synthase family protein, which translates into the protein MEFDAEFFKLALSFFIMAIYSIALILILLYSLAQLNLLVNYLRAKKNVDTSPRFDLNKSNEVPYVTIQLPVYNELYVMERLLDNIAEIDYPTEKLEIQVLDDSTDESVISTAAQIKRLQAKGLDITHICRKDRTGFKAGALKDGLVAAKGDFIAIFDADFLPKEDWLKQTIPYFKDKKIGVVQTRWGHINRDYSLLTKIQAFALDAHFTLEQVGRNSQGHFINFNGTAGIWRKTCIIDAGNWEGDTLTEDLDLSYRAQLKNWKFKYLEDVETPAELPVVISAARTQQFRWNKGGAENFRKMFKRVIFSKNISLKTKIHGVLHLLNSTMFLNVLIVGVLSIPMLYIKNTYGHLEIYFTVSSFFIISTIIFFVCFWFPFKRVQGGGFMNFVDYIKMFFTFFSVAMGFSVHNSIAVMEGHLGKKSEFVRTPKFNIKTLKDSWKNNKYIKKNVSGNTIIEAILMVYFLFGMYSAYPLNDFGLFPFHLMLFLGFAFVFFNSIRSKA
- a CDS encoding glycoside hydrolase family 113, with amino-acid sequence MKFRLLCIFFGLLQFSCTSQTKKINGVSFVAAPNEIDQTHVNPVVKVNANYAAIMPFGFMKQLTAPEVIHNTDRQWFGETRKGAKQYAELLQKNNIKIMIKPQIWVWNGEFTGFIAMESEETWKQFETSYESFILEYAHLAAEINAEMYCIGTELHKFVAARPAFWKELITKVKKVYKGKLTYAENWDSFDKVPFWSELDFIGVDAYFPLSEEKTPTLETLQIGWQLHKNKMIALSKKLDRKVLFTEYGYRSMEYTAKEPWDSSRKGKVLNLKAQEIALQAMYNEFWKEDWFAGGFIWKWFHHYEKSGGLENHQFTPQNKPAENVVRENYKLHQ
- a CDS encoding NAD(P)/FAD-dependent oxidoreductase, which gives rise to MEHIVIIGNGISGVTAARHIRKLSDKRITIVSAETDYFFSRTALMYVYMGHMKFEHTQPYENWFWEKNRIELKKGFVKQVKDASKELVFASGETMKYDKLIIATGSKPNKFGWAGQDLDGVMGMYHKQDLENLEKYAPNKEVCKRAVIVGGGLIGIELAEMLQSRDIPVTFLVREDSFWSGVLPAEESEMINRHIKEHHIDLRLGVNLQEIKSDESGKVKSIIIKETGEEIPCTVVGLTAGVTPNIDFLKDSNIELGRGVKVNRRLETNVKDIYAIGDCAEQHEAIDQRRPIEAVWYTGRMMGETLAQTLCGNPRDYNPGHWFNSAKFLDIEYQTYGWVWAQPKENEARFYWEHKGGKKCIHINYDKNTNEFIGINTFGIRMRHISFDKWLNEKRSVEYVLEHLANANFDPEFYKLHEKEIVAKFNQENNTNIQLKKKSWKRIFSH
- a CDS encoding glycosyltransferase family 2 protein — its product is MIIKVIIPAYNEADSIANVIQEIPKNVSEIIVVSNNSTDNTEINAKAAGATVLKESQRGYGYACLKGMEYIFNQNEKPDILVFLDGDYSDYPEELTKIVAPIIEDNIDFVIGARVKSLRENGSMTPQQVFGNWLATFLMKLFFGAKFTDLGPFRAIKYDKLLNLNMEDKTYGWTVEMQLKALKQKLSYVEVPVKYKKRIGVSKVSGTVKGSIFAGVKILGWIFKYSFK
- a CDS encoding 4Fe-4S binding protein; protein product: MKFIRIAGLYIFIGSVLLFIATLFMGNYTLSQTSIEKTFDGKDAKVTETFIAVAKENGVLDKTYNDQFSFINDVKGLFDKHNEKITQAVAEEKGITSTQTKKIINDATQGGSVSYTKDVLEKNLAEAEVTSLDKATNWMYSPKKTYDSAEAFQKDLKTKISEINKNKAKDFLLYDNKYARFNITERAATGIIADNKALFLFLTFGLGIIGSLMFIISRLFLKPIPGIKNNGIYLNNATNRGWVGIVVFGFLVSFYVLLYFHPYIISNWTNILDPVKSIFIENGSASQWFLYGILYTVSMTVMGIRMFIKYRHNQYQVVRTASVLFFQIIFAFLLVEILPLFDLPGVDLKNAWPLDYNFLTDWNVKNYLDSGHLGKFMFFWGFILSIVVVPLLVYIYGKRWYCSWVCGCGGLAETLGDPYRQLSDKRLIAWKIERWLLYPILIFAIVMTVVVGYNTYNIVVTPELANDHTFLGINAYAINEWYGFFIGSIFAGVIGTGFYPLLGNRTWCRFGCPLAAYMGLIQRFKSKFRITTNGGQCISCGNCSTYCEQGIDVRAYAQKGQNIVRASCVGCGVCSAVCPRGVLKLENGNDDGATRHEVPEVILGNDMDLFEMLEESKK